The following proteins come from a genomic window of Populus alba chromosome 12, ASM523922v2, whole genome shotgun sequence:
- the LOC118044659 gene encoding uncharacterized protein: MKVKKKGKVHPPPPPSSKSPDKDPDTVLKLLPVTILALALSLPNQDREVLAYLIARSIFITTTTNPSSLVTQHPKNKCQTKTAPTTANKNGKYCGQEVPLFQCGCFDCYIRFWYRWDSSPNRDFIHQVIEAFDEHLVQSIECPKKHKRRKKKGKVLMMDHFESDNKPEKSVPEAECEVMVVQENLESGEIERTEVVEVVGCGELTGNLEMEVMTVHASGYNNNHKGLARKVLPAIVGLLNSRLWSNLWSRGM, encoded by the coding sequence ATGAAGGTTAAGAAAAAAGGTAAAGTGCACccacctccaccaccatcaTCCAAATCTCCAGATAAAGATCCCGACACAGTGTTAAAGCTACTGCCAGTGACTATTCTAGCTTTAGCCCTCTCTCTTCCTAACCAAGATCGTGAGGTTTTGGCTTACTTGATAGCAAGGTCCATTTTTATCACCACCACAACAAACCCATCTTCACTTGTCACTCAACATCCTAAAAACAAATGCCAAACCAAGACCGCCCCTACCACTGCCAACAAGAATGGCAAATATTGTGGCCAGGAGGTTCCTCTTTTTCAGTGTGGGTGTTTTGATTGCTACATTAGGTTTTGGTATAGATGGGACTCATCTCCAAACAGAGATTTTATCCACCAAGTTATTGAAGCATTTGATGAGCATTTGGTGCAGAGTATTGAATGCCCAAAGAAACACAAGAGACGCAAGAAGAAAGGTAAGGTCTTGATGATGGACCATTTTGAATCTGATAATAAACCTGAGAAATCAGTGCCTGAAGCTGAATGTGAAGTGATGGTAGTGCAAGAAAATCTTGAAAGTGGAGAGATTGAGAGAACTGAGGTTGTGGAGGTGGTGGGGTGTGGGGAGCTGACTGGGAACCTGGAAATGGAGGTGATGACAGTACATGCTTCCGGGTACAATAATAACCACAAGGGCTTGGCTAGGAAGGTTTTACCGGCTATAGTGGGTTTACTGAACTCTCGTTTATGGAGTAATCTATGGAGTCGGGGCATGTAA
- the LOC118044660 gene encoding UDP-arabinopyranose mutase 1 — MAQPSSHVTAPLKDELDIVIPTIRNLDFLEQWRPFFQPYHLIIVQDGDPSKNILVPDGFDCELYNRNDVNRVLGPKSSCISFKDSACRCFGFLVSKKKYIFTIDDDCFVGKDPSGKEINALAQHIQNLLTPSTPFFFNTLYDPFREGVDFVRGYPFSLRGGVPTAISHGLWLNIPDYDAPTQLVKPLERNTRYVDAVLTIPKGTLFPMCGMNLAFDRELIGPAMYFGLMGDGQPIGRYDDMWAGWCAKVICDHLSLGVKTGLPYIWHSKASNPFVNLKKEYKGIYWQEDIIPFFQSVVLPKDCTTVQQCYLELSKLVKEKLSPVDPYFNKLGDAMVTWIEAWDLLNSPAQEPAAPVDGVKKN; from the exons ATGGCTCAACCATCATCCCATGTAACAGCACCTCTGAAAGATGAGCTTGATATTGTTATCCCGACTATAAGAAACTTAGATTTCTTGGAGCAGTGGAGACCTTTCTTTCAGCCTTACCATCTTATTATTGTCCAAGATGGGGATCCTAGCAAGAACATCCTGGTCCCTGATGGCTTTGATTGTGAGCTTTATAACAGGAATGATGTGAATCGGGTTCTAGGTCCTAAATCTAGTTGTATCTCCTTCAAGGATTCTGCCTGTCGTTGCTTTGGTTTCTTGGTTTCCAAGAAGAAGTATATCTTCACCATCGACGATGATTGCTTT GTCGGTAAGGATCCAAGTGGGAAGGAGATAAACGCATTGGCTCAGCATATACAGAATTTGCTGACACCATCGACGCCATTTTTCTTCAACACTCTTTATGATCCGTTTAGAGAAGGAGTTGATTTTGTGAGAGGATACCCTTTTAGCCTGAGAGGAGGCGTGCCTACTGCTATCTCGCATGGACTTTGGCTGAACATTCCTGATTATGATGCCCCAACTCAGCTTGTCAAGCCTCTCGAACGTAACACCAG GTATGTGGATGCTGTTTTGACAATCCCAAAAGGCACCCTGTTCCCGATGTGTGGAATGAACCTTGCTTTTGACAGGGAATTGATTGGCCCTGCAATGTACTTTGGTCTCATGGGTGACGGCCAACCCATTGGGAGATATGATGATATGTGGGCTGGCTGGTGTGCCAAG GTAATCTGTGATCATCTGAGTCTCGGGGTGAAGACAGGACTGCCATACATCTGGCATAGCAAGGCGAGCAATCCATTTGTGAATTTGAAGAAGGAATACAAGGGCATATACTGGCAGGAAGACATCATCCCATTCTTCCAATCTGTTGTCCTTCCAAAAGATTGCACGACCGTGCAGCAATGTTACCTTGAGCTTTCCAAATTGGTCAAGGAAAAGCTTAGCCCTGTTGATCCTTACTTCAATAAACTTGGTGATGCCATGGTTACTTGGATTGAAGCCTGGGACTTGCTCAACTCACCTGCACAAGAACCTGCAGCTCCGGTCGACGGCGTTAAGAAAAACTGA